GAGTATCCATATCCACCCGATTAAAGCATTTAATGACAATTATATTTGGACGTTAATTAATGAAGGTAATAAACAAGCCATCGTGATTGATCCCGGTCAATCCGCGCCAGTAATCGATTATTTAGAAGCACACGGACTGGAGCTGACCGCGATTTGGACGACTCATCATCACCATGACCATATTGGCGGTGTGGCTGAGTTACAAGAGTATTTTCCAATGACTCACCTTGTTGCGCACAGTGAGCACAATGTTGACGAAGACCAAACGGTTAAAGACGGCAGCAAGGTCAGCGCTTGGGGTTACTCTGCCCAAGTTTGGGATATCTCAGGACATACTGCGAGCCATATCGCTTATATTTTAGATATTGATGGACTTAAGCATTGTTTTTGCGGGGACACTTTATTTAGTGGCGGTTGTGGTCGCGTCTTTACCGGCACAATTGAGCAACTCTATGACAGCTTTAAACGCTTAAATGGCTTGCCTGCGGAGACGCTGCTATATCCGGCACATGAATATACTGCCAGTAATATGCGCTTTGGTTTATCTATCGAGCCTGAAAATATAGCCATACAGCAAG
This genomic window from Psychrobacter urativorans contains:
- the gloB gene encoding hydroxyacylglutathione hydrolase, whose product is MSIHIHPIKAFNDNYIWTLINEGNKQAIVIDPGQSAPVIDYLEAHGLELTAIWTTHHHHDHIGGVAELQEYFPMTHLVAHSEHNVDEDQTVKDGSKVSAWGYSAQVWDISGHTASHIAYILDIDGLKHCFCGDTLFSGGCGRVFTGTIEQLYDSFKRLNGLPAETLLYPAHEYTASNMRFGLSIEPENIAIQQALLQAEEKTAQGIPTLPVTLEHERAVNVFLRADKLSVIAGVETKTKLVDNKPLTVFAALRALKNNF